A window from Rana temporaria chromosome 8, aRanTem1.1, whole genome shotgun sequence encodes these proteins:
- the ADRA2A gene encoding alpha-2A adrenergic receptor gives MINFENPLVARGGISAMECLGDCANSTLNNETNTEEASPPYSLQVTLALISLVGILMLFTVFGNVLVVIAVFTSRALKAPQNLFLVSLASADILVATLVMPFSLANEVMGYWYFGKVWCEIYLALDVLFCTSSIVHLCAISLDRYWSITQAIEYNLKRTPRRIKCIIVIVWVISAVISFPPLITIEKESGKIEEPKCKINEEKWYIISSCIGSFFAPCVIMILVYIRIYQIAKKRTRVPPNKRNNGEAAEKRHNGYADKDLPVKLNGEKAGGSGGDDRREPEANGVEDLEDSSSSDHPEDKQQYSSKKRSDKSSRNKGKTKLSQIKPGDSLPPRDDDGSAKASRWRGRQNREKRFTFVLAVVIGVFVVCWFPFFFTYSLIAICNKSCAVPEKLFKFFFWFGYCNSSLNPVIYTIFNHDFRRSFKKILCKGERKRIV, from the coding sequence ATGATTAATTTTGAGAACCCGCTAGTGGCAAGGGGGGGCATCTCTGCCATGGAGTGCCTGGGGGACTGTGCCAACAGCACCCTGAACAATGAGACTAATACTGAGGAAGCGTCACCCCCATACTCCCTGCAGGTGACATTGGCACTCATATCCCTGGTGGGTATTCTCATGCTCTTCACAGTGTTTGGCAATGTCCTGGTGGTCATCGCAGTGTTTACAAGCAGAGCTCTCAAAGCTCCACAGAACTTATTCTTGGTCTCTCTGGCCTCAGCAGACATTTTAGTGGCCACCCTGGTCATGCCCTTCTCTTTGGCCAATGAGGTGATGGGCTACTGGTACTTTGGCAAGGTGTGGTGTGAGATTTACTTGGCTTTGGATGTTCTCTTTTGCACCTCCTCCATCGTGCACCTGTGTGCCATCAGTTTGGACCGCTACTGGTCCATCACCCAAGCCATCGAGTACAACCTCAAGAGGACCCCCCGCCGGATCAAATGCATCATTGTCATTGTGTGGGTGATCTCAGCTGTGATTTCCTTCCCTCCGCTCATCACCATCGAGAAGGAGAGTGGCAAAATAGAAGAGCCAAAGTGCAAGATCAATGAGGAGAAGTGGTACATCATCTCCTCCTGCATCGGCTCCTTCTTTGCCCCTTGCGTCATCATGATCCTGGTCTACATCAGGATCTACCAGATAGCAAAAAAGAGAACCAGGGTCCCTCCCAACAAAAGGAACAACGGTGAAGCTGCCGAGAAGAGGCACAATGGCTACGCCGACAAGGACTTGCCAGTGAAACTCAACGGGGAGAAagccgggggatcaggaggggacGATCGTCGGGAGCCAGAGGCCAATGGTGTGGAGGACCTGGAGGACTCTTCCTCTTCCGATCATCCCGAAGACAAACAGCAGTATTCCTCCAAGAAAAGGTCAGACAAGTCATCCAGGAACAAAGGGAAGACCAAATTAAGCCAGATCAAACCAGGGGACAGCTTGCCTCCAAGAGATGATGATGGAAGCGCCAAAGCCTCCCGTTGGAGGGGCAGGCAGAATAGGGAGAAAAGGTTCACCTTTGTCCTAGCCGTGGTCATTGGAGTATTTGTAGTGTGCTGGTTCCCATTCTTTTTCACCTACTCCCTCATTGCAATCTGCAACAAGAGCTGCGCCGTTCCTGAGAAACTCTTCAAATTTTTCTTCTGGTTTGGGTATTGCAACAGCTCCCTAAACCCGGTTATCTACACCATCTTCAACCATGACTTCAGGAGATCGTTCAAAAAGATTCTGTGCAAGGGGGAGAGGAAAAGGATTGTGTGA